From the genome of Malus domestica chromosome 04, GDT2T_hap1, one region includes:
- the LOC103433403 gene encoding large ribosomal subunit protein eL36x: MAPAAPKSGIFVGLNKGHIVTKRELPPRPSDRKGKTSKRVHFVRNLIREVAGFAPYEKRITELLKVGKDKRALKVAKRKLGTHKRAKKKREEMSNVLRKMRSGGDKK, from the exons ATGGCTCCCGCCGCCCCCAAGAGTGGGATCTTCGTCGGCCTCAACAAGGGCCACATCGTCACCAAGCGTGAATTGCCTCCTCGCCCATCTGACCGCAAGGGg AAAACTAGTAAGAGGGTGCACTTTGTGAGGAATTTGATCAGGGAAGTTGCGGGGTTTGCTCCCTATGAGAAGAGGATTACCGAGCTTTTGAAGGTCGGGAAGGACAAGCGTGCTCTTAAGGTGGCCAAGCGAAAGTTGGGTACCCACAAGAGGgccaagaagaagagagaggagaTGTCCAACGTTCTCCGCAAGATGAG GTCTGGTGGTGATAAGAAGTGA
- the LOC114824384 gene encoding dof zinc finger protein DOF2.4 yields MVFSSIPAYLDPANWQQQPNQHHHLTGSNTNNNIDNHNSHFLPPPPQPPPSNPHGGSGVGGSGSIRPGSMADRARMANIPLPEQALKCPRCESTNTKFCYFNNYSLTQPRHFCKTCRRYWTRGGALRNVPVGGGCRRNKRSKGTSSSASKSPASSSDQPTGSASSSGHANLGLNNNSAAGSADNDNMMMSPQIPPLRFMSSFPTDMALNFGMMNNNNSSNYGIGDLSGFHQMGSGLGASGGSLFNFQQQTPSFPFMAGLDPTSAGLMFENSGVELTGYNQVRPRAPSAGMSIPQMASVKTELESQQQQQQQNQELNLSRQLLGMNNNSGNDQFWGNGGRGGGGASTTTAWTDLSGFNSTSTTSNNINNPL; encoded by the exons ATGGTTTTCTCTTCCATTCCAGCTTATCTTGATCCAGCCAACTGGCAGCAG CAACCAAATCAGCACCACCACTTAACAGGAAGTAACACCAACAACAACATCGACAACCACAACTCTCACTTCCTTCCACCTCCTCCGCAGCCTCCGCCTTCAAACCCTCATGGAGGCAGTGGGGTAGGTGGCTCAGGCTCGATCAGGCCAGGCTCCATGGCAGATCGAGCCCGCATGGCCAACATCCCCCTCCCAGAGCAGGCTCTAAAATGCCCGCGGTGCGAGTCTACCAACACCAAGTTCTGCTACTTCAACAACTACAGCCTCACGCAGCCCCGCCACTTTTGCAAGACCTGCAGAAGGTACTGGACACGCGGTGGGGCCCTGCGTAACGTTCCAGTTGGCGGTGGCTGCAGGAGAAACAAAAGGAGCAAAGGAACCAGCAGCAGCGCCTCCAAGTCCCCAGCCAGCAGCTCGGACCAGCCAACCGGTTCGGCCAGTTCGTCAGGCCACGCAAATTTAGGGTTAAACAACAACAGTGCGGCCGGCTCGGCGGATAATGATAACATGATGATGAGCCCGCAAATCCCACCGCTCCGTTTTATGTCGTCTTTCCCCACCGACATGGCCTTAAATTTCGGCATGATGAACAATAATAATAGTAGTAATTATGGAATTGGAGACTTGAGTGGTTTTCATCAGATGGGGAGTGGTCTAGGAGCTAGCGGTGGATCGCTCTTTAATTTCCAGCAGCAGACGCCGTCGTTTCCTTTCATGGCGGGGTTGGATCCTACGTCAGCGGGGCTGATGTTCGAGAACAGTGGAGTTGAGCTAACGGGGTATAATCAGGTGCGGCCAAGAGCACCGTCTGCGGGGATGAGTATACCTCAAATGGCTTCGGTGAAGACGGAATTAGAAAgtcagcaacaacaacaacaacagaaTCAGGAGTTGAATTTGTCGAGGCAGTTGTTGGGGATGAATAATAATTCAGGAAATGATCAGTTCTGGGGCAATGGCGGCCGCGGCGGTGGTGGTGCTAGTACTACTACTGCATGGACTGATCTTTCGGGGTTTAACTCTACTTccactactagcaataatattaACAATCCCCTATAA